In one window of Drosophila innubila isolate TH190305 chromosome 2L unlocalized genomic scaffold, UK_Dinn_1.0 4_B_2L, whole genome shotgun sequence DNA:
- the LOC117781570 gene encoding uncharacterized protein LOC117781570 — translation MSNWIDSWIDELPRDNSDVSSENESQSSNCSLSSSSKSNQAESDKEYMCSSDNKYHIIRKTNLNRFVQKIDKAASLDDQAADLVAKCANAFIKDVSMRLVKLAKYRNDTPGLLDLKFTLKREYNMEFPKPSNSVAVPQ, via the exons ATGAGTAATTGGATCGATAGTTGGATTGATGAGCTACCTAGAGATAATAGCGATGTATCTTCGGAGAATGAAAGTCAATCCTCCAATTGCAGTCTAAGCTCATCGAGTAAAAGCAACCAGGCCGAAAGCGATAAGGAATACATGTGCTCATCGGACAATAAATACCAT ATTATACGTAAAACGAATTTAAATCGCTTTGTGCAGAAAATTGATAAAGCTGCTTCGTTGGATGATCAGGCTGCGGATTTGGTGGCCAAATGTGCCAATGCCTTTATCAAGGATGTTTCCATGCGACTTGTCAAATTGGCCAAGTATCGGAATGACACGCCTGGTCTATTAGATCTGAAATTCACCTTAAAGCGGGAATACAACATGGAATTCCCAAAGCCAAGTAACTCGGTTGCAGTACCACAGTAA